One Phycisphaerae bacterium RAS2 DNA window includes the following coding sequences:
- the mtnA gene encoding Methylthioribose-1-phosphate isomerase, with amino-acid sequence MNPRRTPNLSTMGRPTPAADPTRQVLRPVWWNQGAGPRGALQLIDQTLLPGEVVYLTCVTLQQVWDAIKTLQVRGAPAIGVAAAYGVLVGLDEFYEIDDWRARTRQICDFLATSRPTAVNLFWALDRMRRKAEALPTDMEWEAAFQSLLIEAHAIRNEDAAMCRAIGAVGRDLIPDDAGIITHCNAGALATSEYGTALAAMYAAHESGRKFRVFVDETRPLLQGARLTSWELSRAGIETILMCDNMSAVILAQKQAQLVIVGADRIAANGDTANKIGTYGLAVLAAAHGVPFYVAAPVTTFDLSIKDGSGIPIEFRDAEEIRRVGLDRFAPVEVPCFSPAFDVTPASLITGIITNKGLIHPVTPDRIRQILGR; translated from the coding sequence ATGAACCCGCGCCGCACTCCGAATCTCTCCACGATGGGGCGACCGACGCCCGCGGCCGATCCGACCCGCCAGGTGCTTCGCCCCGTCTGGTGGAATCAGGGCGCCGGCCCGCGCGGCGCGCTGCAGTTGATTGACCAGACACTTCTCCCCGGCGAGGTGGTCTATCTCACCTGCGTGACGCTTCAGCAGGTCTGGGACGCCATCAAGACGCTCCAGGTCCGCGGCGCCCCGGCCATCGGCGTCGCCGCCGCTTACGGCGTGCTCGTCGGCCTCGACGAGTTCTACGAGATCGACGACTGGCGCGCCCGCACGCGGCAGATCTGCGACTTCCTCGCGACCAGCCGCCCGACCGCAGTCAATCTGTTCTGGGCGCTGGACCGCATGCGCCGCAAGGCCGAGGCCCTGCCCACCGACATGGAATGGGAGGCAGCTTTTCAATCCCTGCTCATCGAGGCCCACGCCATCCGCAACGAGGATGCCGCCATGTGCCGCGCGATCGGCGCGGTCGGCCGCGATCTCATTCCCGACGACGCGGGCATCATCACGCATTGCAACGCCGGCGCGCTGGCCACCAGCGAGTACGGCACCGCGCTGGCTGCCATGTACGCGGCACACGAGTCGGGGCGGAAGTTCCGCGTCTTCGTCGATGAGACCCGCCCGCTGCTTCAGGGCGCGCGGCTCACGTCGTGGGAATTGTCCCGCGCCGGAATCGAAACGATTCTCATGTGCGACAACATGTCGGCCGTCATCCTCGCGCAGAAGCAGGCCCAGCTTGTCATCGTCGGCGCCGACCGCATCGCCGCCAACGGCGACACGGCCAACAAGATCGGCACGTACGGCCTCGCCGTGCTCGCCGCGGCGCACGGCGTGCCATTTTATGTCGCCGCGCCGGTCACGACCTTCGACCTGTCGATTAAGGACGGCTCGGGGATTCCGATTGAGTTTCGCGATGCCGAGGAAATTCGCCGCGTCGGGCTGGACCGATTCGCCCCGGTCGAGGTCCCCTGTTTCAGCCCTGCTTTTGACGTGACCCCCGCCTCGCTGATTACCGGAATCATCACCAACAAGGGTCTGATCCACCCTGTCACGCCCGATCGCATTCGCCAGATTTTGGGCCGCTGA
- the mntB_2 gene encoding Manganese transport system membrane protein MntB encodes MKSAALMPMLAMLTPDDGWVMATAVLCNVACALLGCFLVLRRMALLGDAISHAVLPGLALAFILTGTRHVVPMLIGALVVGVFTAYATQLLHQWGKVPEDSSMGVVFTSLFALGVLLITFVADSVDLDPGCVLYGDIGATPGYPLMLLGREWPVPRQTAILAIMCAVNLAFVALCFKELQIVSFDAFLATTMGISATLVHYLLMTLVAATAVASFEAVGSILVVAMLIAPPATAYLLTDRLKTMLVLAALIGAVSGVVGYLVAAYVIDTPPAAMMATVAAGFFALAVFLAPRHGYISKRWRQWTLALRIAREDVLGMVYRWEERAGGRPLTADVLFGSIGATRTSRSAVRALMRDRLLGGSREMLRLTDAGRAAAASLVRAHRLWEAYLNKHFPLPLDHLHEPAGRMEHYVGAELQSRIEQEMPDAADPHGSRIPGSP; translated from the coding sequence ATGAAGTCCGCCGCGCTGATGCCGATGCTCGCGATGCTCACGCCCGACGACGGCTGGGTGATGGCGACTGCCGTGTTGTGCAATGTGGCGTGCGCGCTGCTCGGGTGCTTTCTCGTGCTGCGACGCATGGCGCTGCTGGGCGATGCGATCTCGCACGCGGTGCTGCCGGGCCTGGCGCTGGCGTTCATCCTCACCGGCACGCGGCACGTCGTGCCCATGCTGATCGGCGCACTGGTCGTCGGGGTCTTCACCGCCTACGCGACCCAGTTGCTTCACCAATGGGGGAAAGTCCCCGAAGACTCGTCGATGGGTGTCGTATTCACGTCACTCTTCGCCCTTGGCGTGCTGCTCATTACGTTCGTCGCCGACAGCGTCGATCTCGACCCCGGCTGCGTGCTCTACGGCGACATCGGCGCGACGCCGGGCTACCCGCTCATGCTCCTGGGCCGCGAATGGCCCGTCCCGCGCCAGACAGCCATCCTCGCGATCATGTGCGCGGTCAATCTCGCCTTTGTGGCCCTGTGCTTCAAGGAATTGCAGATCGTGTCGTTCGACGCGTTTCTCGCGACGACCATGGGCATCAGCGCCACGCTCGTGCATTACCTGCTCATGACGCTCGTCGCCGCGACGGCCGTGGCGTCGTTCGAGGCGGTCGGGTCGATCCTCGTCGTCGCCATGCTCATCGCGCCGCCGGCCACCGCCTACCTGCTGACCGACCGGCTCAAGACGATGCTCGTGCTGGCGGCGCTGATCGGCGCGGTGAGCGGCGTGGTCGGCTACCTCGTCGCGGCGTATGTCATTGATACACCGCCCGCAGCAATGATGGCCACGGTGGCAGCCGGATTCTTCGCGTTGGCCGTGTTCCTGGCGCCGCGGCACGGGTACATCAGCAAGCGTTGGCGGCAGTGGACGCTTGCCCTGCGCATCGCCCGCGAGGACGTGCTCGGCATGGTTTATCGCTGGGAGGAGCGCGCCGGCGGTCGCCCTCTGACCGCGGACGTGCTCTTCGGCTCGATCGGCGCGACGCGCACGTCGCGTTCGGCTGTGCGGGCGCTGATGCGCGATCGGCTTCTGGGTGGATCGCGGGAGATGTTGCGGCTGACCGACGCCGGGCGCGCGGCGGCTGCGAGCCTTGTCCGGGCGCACCGCTTGTGGGAGGCGTATCTGAACAAGCACTTCCCGCTTCCGCTGGATCACCTGCACGAACCGGCCGGCCGCATGGAGCACTACGTCGGCGCCGAGCTTCAATCGCGCATCGAGCAGGAGATGCCCGACGCGGCCGACCCGCACGGCAGTCGCATTCCCGGTTCGCCGTAG
- a CDS encoding transcriptional regulator NarL, with translation METGRTIPLATRGAMPRGRHALSEEQWDYAGRRLRLSRREMQISKCIFDDLKESAIGRGLGISPHTVHTHLERLYHKLGVRSRLALVVRVVSEINHAPRTAVQTHSRRPKSL, from the coding sequence ATGGAGACCGGACGCACGATTCCGCTCGCCACGCGCGGTGCGATGCCGCGCGGGCGGCACGCCCTAAGCGAGGAGCAATGGGACTATGCCGGTCGCCGGCTGCGCCTTTCGCGCCGCGAAATGCAAATCTCCAAGTGTATTTTTGATGATCTGAAGGAGTCCGCGATCGGACGAGGGCTTGGCATCTCCCCTCATACGGTTCATACGCACCTGGAGCGCTTGTATCACAAGCTCGGAGTTCGAAGCCGCCTGGCCCTCGTCGTGCGCGTGGTGTCGGAGATCAATCACGCGCCGCGGACTGCTGTGCAAACGCACAGTCGCCGCCCCAAATCACTGTGA
- the mntR gene encoding Transcriptional regulator MntR produces the protein MARKRPSTTRKPTSGTPGAPARGRRNHADAFRASRQSNAAETAEDYAELIDELIRQNGEARSVELATRLGVSHVTVAKTIRRLCREGLVRAEPYRAIFLTSQGQALAERCRKRHEEVAAFLVALGVSSATAEIDAEGIEHHVSDETLEAMRRFIKKGSRR, from the coding sequence TTGGCTCGAAAACGCCCATCCACGACTCGAAAACCCACATCCGGCACGCCCGGTGCTCCAGCACGCGGCCGGCGGAATCACGCCGACGCCTTCCGGGCCAGCCGCCAGTCCAACGCCGCGGAGACCGCCGAGGACTACGCCGAGTTGATCGATGAGTTGATTCGTCAGAATGGGGAAGCGCGATCCGTGGAGCTTGCGACGCGGCTGGGCGTGTCGCATGTGACCGTGGCGAAGACGATCCGGCGATTGTGTCGTGAGGGGTTGGTGCGGGCCGAGCCGTACCGCGCGATTTTTCTGACGTCGCAGGGTCAGGCGCTGGCCGAGCGCTGCCGCAAGCGACACGAGGAAGTCGCCGCGTTTCTCGTCGCCCTGGGTGTCTCGTCCGCGACAGCCGAGATCGACGCAGAAGGAATCGAGCATCACGTTAGCGATGAGACGCTCGAAGCGATGCGCCGGTTCATAAAAAAAGGCTCGCGCCGGTGA
- the mntB_3 gene encoding Manganese transport system membrane protein MntB produces the protein MTDDLLRLLTLQDPNTRIVLIGTGLLGLCSGVIGSLAVLRRRALMGDALAHAALPGLWVAFFLTRDRSFLALLAGAAVAGALGVAAVAFIRDHTRIKEDAAIGIVLSGFFAAGLCLSRIIGDMHLGNSAGLDGFLFGKAAAMLPEDVWTIAAVAAATVAIVTLFFKEFRLLCFDREFGATQGWPVRRLDLALMLLLVVCTVVGLPAVGVVLMAALLIIPAAAARFWTHRLHRMIVLAAFFGAVSGIVGSAVSALHAKISTGPAVVLTSAVIFTLSLLFAPQRGVVASLLRRRGVIPPAPAGGAVA, from the coding sequence ATGACGGATGACCTTCTGCGATTGCTGACGCTTCAGGACCCCAATACGCGGATCGTGCTGATCGGTACCGGCCTGCTGGGGTTGTGCTCCGGCGTGATCGGCAGCCTCGCGGTGTTGCGCCGCCGGGCGCTGATGGGCGACGCGCTGGCCCATGCGGCGTTGCCGGGGCTGTGGGTGGCGTTCTTCCTGACGCGCGATCGCAGCTTCCTCGCGCTGCTCGCCGGAGCGGCGGTCGCCGGCGCGCTGGGTGTCGCCGCTGTGGCATTCATCCGCGATCACACGCGCATCAAGGAAGACGCCGCCATTGGAATCGTGTTGAGCGGCTTCTTCGCCGCCGGGCTGTGCCTGTCGCGCATCATCGGCGACATGCACCTGGGCAACTCGGCCGGGCTGGACGGCTTTCTGTTCGGCAAGGCCGCCGCGATGCTGCCGGAGGATGTGTGGACCATCGCCGCGGTCGCCGCCGCCACGGTCGCCATCGTGACTCTCTTCTTCAAAGAGTTCCGCCTGCTTTGTTTTGACCGGGAGTTCGGCGCGACGCAGGGCTGGCCGGTGCGGCGGCTGGACCTCGCCCTGATGCTCCTGCTGGTCGTCTGCACGGTCGTCGGGTTGCCGGCGGTCGGCGTCGTGCTGATGGCGGCGTTGCTGATTATTCCTGCGGCGGCCGCGCGATTCTGGACGCATCGGCTCCATCGCATGATCGTGCTGGCGGCGTTCTTCGGAGCGGTGTCCGGCATCGTCGGCAGCGCGGTCAGTGCCCTGCACGCGAAGATTTCAACCGGCCCGGCGGTCGTGCTGACCTCGGCTGTGATCTTCACCTTGTCGCTGCTTTTCGCGCCGCAGCGCGGCGTCGTGGCGAGCCTGCTTCGCCGTCGAGGGGTGATTCCGCCCGCGCCGGCGGGAGGCGCCGTCGCATGA
- the troA gene encoding Periplasmic zinc-binding protein TroA precursor: MPNLLSPTNRRSALRVLFALGLTLTAAGCRDDAPSAQASASPGAAADAPLKVVCTIGMITDVVRNIGGPRVEVIGLMGEHVDPHLYKATPADHRALSAADVIFYGGLHLEGKMADLFVQMARKKPVLAVTQDIEPSKLREPPEFEGQFDPHVWFDVSLWKTAVGTIRDGLGEVRPAWKDEFAARGADYSAKLDELHGWCRSRIASLPAERRVLVTAHDAFGYFGRAYGMEVLAIQGISTESEAALKKINDLVDTLVARKIPAVFVESSVNPRTIQALIEGCKARGHAVRIGGELFSDAMGAAGTIEGTYIGMVRHNVETIVKALQ; the protein is encoded by the coding sequence ATGCCCAACTTGCTTTCGCCCACAAATCGCCGTTCGGCCCTTCGGGTCCTTTTCGCGCTCGGCCTTACGCTCACGGCCGCAGGCTGCCGCGACGACGCACCGAGCGCGCAGGCGTCGGCCTCGCCCGGCGCGGCCGCTGACGCGCCCCTGAAAGTCGTCTGCACCATCGGCATGATCACCGATGTCGTGCGCAACATCGGCGGCCCGCGCGTCGAGGTCATCGGCCTCATGGGCGAGCACGTCGATCCGCACCTGTACAAGGCGACGCCGGCCGACCATCGCGCCCTGTCCGCCGCCGATGTCATCTTCTACGGCGGCTTGCACCTCGAAGGCAAAATGGCCGACCTGTTCGTGCAGATGGCACGGAAGAAGCCCGTGCTCGCCGTGACGCAGGACATCGAGCCCTCCAAGCTGCGCGAGCCACCGGAGTTTGAGGGTCAGTTTGACCCGCACGTCTGGTTCGACGTATCGCTCTGGAAGACAGCCGTTGGCACGATCCGCGACGGATTGGGCGAGGTGCGGCCGGCGTGGAAGGATGAGTTCGCCGCGCGCGGCGCGGACTATTCGGCGAAGCTGGATGAGCTGCACGGCTGGTGCCGTTCGCGCATCGCTTCGCTTCCGGCCGAGCGGCGCGTGCTGGTGACGGCGCACGATGCGTTCGGCTACTTCGGCCGGGCGTACGGGATGGAGGTGCTGGCGATTCAGGGAATCAGTACCGAGAGCGAGGCGGCGCTGAAGAAGATCAACGACCTGGTGGATACGCTGGTCGCTCGAAAGATTCCCGCGGTGTTCGTCGAGAGCAGCGTGAACCCGCGAACGATCCAGGCGCTGATCGAGGGCTGCAAGGCGCGAGGCCACGCCGTGCGAATCGGCGGCGAATTGTTCAGCGACGCGATGGGAGCGGCGGGGACGATCGAAGGGACGTACATCGGCATGGTGCGGCACAACGTCGAAACGATCGTGAAGGCGCTGCAATGA
- the znuC_2 gene encoding High-affinity zinc uptake system ATP-binding protein ZnuC, which produces MTPHVDSPPVPGSRAAPSVAKPGRQVSSRADADENRMIAVEVHDVTVAYDRKPVLWDVDLELPAGRLIGVMGPNGAGKTTLLKAVLGLVPIASGRIEIFGEPLARCRRRVGYVPQRETVDWDFPVSALDVVLMGRYGRLGWLRRPGRADRAAAMDGLARVGMADFAHRQISQLSGGQQQRVFLARALVQEADVYFMDEPFAGVDAATEAAIVELLKALRTSGRTVIAVHHDLQTAPEYFDYTVLLNLRLVAAGPTQDVFNNKNLQETYGGRLTILDAAGEALRQAKRV; this is translated from the coding sequence ATGACTCCGCATGTTGATTCCCCTCCCGTTCCCGGGAGCAGAGCAGCCCCGTCGGTGGCGAAACCGGGCCGACAGGTCTCGTCGCGCGCCGATGCCGATGAAAACAGAATGATCGCCGTTGAAGTTCACGATGTGACCGTCGCCTATGACCGCAAGCCGGTGCTGTGGGACGTGGACCTGGAGTTGCCGGCGGGGCGGTTGATCGGCGTCATGGGGCCCAACGGCGCAGGCAAGACGACGCTGCTCAAGGCGGTGCTGGGCCTGGTGCCGATCGCCAGCGGGCGGATCGAGATTTTCGGCGAGCCGCTGGCGCGCTGTCGCCGCCGCGTGGGCTACGTGCCGCAGCGCGAGACGGTGGACTGGGATTTTCCCGTGAGCGCGCTGGATGTCGTGCTGATGGGCCGGTACGGACGGCTGGGTTGGTTGCGTCGGCCGGGCCGGGCGGACCGAGCAGCGGCGATGGATGGGCTGGCGCGCGTGGGGATGGCGGATTTCGCGCACCGACAGATCAGCCAGTTGTCGGGCGGGCAGCAGCAGCGCGTGTTCCTCGCGCGGGCCCTTGTGCAGGAGGCGGATGTCTATTTCATGGACGAGCCGTTCGCGGGGGTCGATGCGGCGACTGAGGCGGCGATCGTGGAGTTGCTCAAGGCGCTGCGCACGTCGGGGCGGACGGTCATCGCAGTGCACCACGATCTGCAAACCGCGCCGGAGTATTTTGATTACACGGTGCTGCTGAACCTGCGCCTCGTGGCCGCCGGGCCGACGCAGGATGTGTTCAACAACAAAAATCTTCAGGAGACCTACGGCGGGCGGCTGACGATTCTGGACGCGGCCGGCGAGGCGCTGCGCCAGGCGAAGCGGGTGTAG
- the fieF gene encoding Ferrous-iron efflux pump FieF: MNQSPTQTPQQLETQRRVRAVKLCIVTSALVCIVELALGITLGLASLVAEGIHTLLDGLDSVVVLIAVYIAARPADRSHPFGHGKFEALGASVEASFVIAAAIGIAYESVDRMLHDKSPDAIPWYVVAAMGGASVLYLFVSLYLLREARATRSPAVYAEAMHLQTHIYITAGLAVGLLVGAVGDYPLVDNLLSLGVSVCLVFIGLHIFREVYRQFTDAALPKEDLDQIAALIDPFASRFVEVHGLRTRQSGAERHIEMHLVVLPETTVATAHALGHEIEGAIAAHWPTARTTVHIEPLNTADANHREWTKDQPKVRTDDDSPTAREFIH, translated from the coding sequence ATGAACCAGTCACCGACCCAAACGCCGCAGCAACTGGAGACCCAGCGGCGAGTCCGCGCGGTCAAGCTGTGCATCGTCACCAGTGCGCTGGTTTGTATTGTGGAACTGGCGCTGGGTATTACGCTCGGGCTGGCCAGTCTTGTTGCCGAGGGCATTCATACCCTGCTGGACGGTCTCGATTCGGTCGTCGTGCTGATTGCGGTGTACATCGCCGCGCGGCCGGCCGACCGTTCGCACCCGTTCGGGCACGGCAAGTTTGAGGCGCTGGGGGCGTCGGTCGAGGCGTCGTTCGTGATCGCGGCGGCGATCGGCATCGCGTACGAGTCGGTGGATCGGATGCTTCACGACAAGTCGCCGGATGCGATTCCGTGGTATGTGGTGGCGGCGATGGGTGGCGCGTCGGTGCTGTACCTGTTTGTGTCGCTGTACCTGCTGCGCGAGGCTCGGGCGACGCGCTCGCCGGCGGTCTATGCCGAGGCGATGCATTTACAGACTCATATCTATATTACAGCGGGGCTGGCGGTCGGCCTGCTCGTCGGCGCGGTGGGCGACTACCCGTTGGTGGACAATCTCCTGTCCCTCGGTGTATCGGTCTGCCTCGTATTCATCGGGTTGCACATCTTTCGCGAGGTGTACCGGCAGTTCACCGACGCGGCGCTGCCGAAGGAGGACCTCGATCAGATCGCCGCGCTGATCGATCCGTTCGCCAGTCGCTTCGTGGAAGTACACGGCCTGCGCACGCGGCAGAGCGGCGCCGAGCGGCACATCGAGATGCACCTGGTCGTGCTGCCGGAGACGACCGTCGCCACGGCCCACGCGCTGGGGCACGAGATCGAAGGCGCCATCGCCGCGCACTGGCCCACGGCGCGAACGACGGTTCACATCGAGCCTCTAAACACGGCCGACGCGAATCATCGCGAGTGGACGAAGGACCAGCCGAAGGTGCGCACCGACGACGATTCGCCCACGGCGCGGGAATTCATTCACTAA
- the tdcF_2 gene encoding Putative reactive intermediate deaminase TdcF, which produces MTPSEKLAQLGLTLPPAPQAIGSYVPGIRAGRLIFVSGQLPFLNGQLTSTGKVATEVDLETARGAARQAGLNALAIAANVAGGIDRIGRIVRLAVFVNSAPGFSDQPKVANGASDLMVEVFGEAGRHARAAVGAAELPMNASVEVEMVAELAGDVP; this is translated from the coding sequence GTGACGCCCTCGGAGAAGCTCGCTCAACTGGGCCTGACCCTGCCGCCGGCGCCGCAGGCCATCGGCTCGTACGTCCCCGGAATCCGCGCGGGCCGATTGATCTTCGTCAGCGGGCAACTGCCCTTTCTCAACGGCCAACTGACCTCGACAGGCAAGGTCGCGACGGAGGTCGATCTGGAAACCGCTCGCGGCGCCGCGCGCCAGGCCGGGCTGAACGCCCTCGCGATCGCCGCGAACGTCGCCGGTGGAATCGACCGCATCGGGCGCATCGTGCGACTCGCCGTCTTCGTGAACAGCGCGCCGGGATTTTCCGATCAACCGAAGGTCGCCAACGGCGCGAGCGACCTCATGGTCGAAGTCTTCGGCGAGGCCGGCCGCCACGCGCGCGCCGCCGTCGGCGCGGCCGAGCTTCCCATGAACGCGTCAGTCGAAGTTGAAATGGTGGCCGAATTGGCGGGTGACGTACCATGA
- the lpdA gene encoding Dihydrolipoyl dehydrogenase, with the protein MVVGEFTQEVDLLIIGGGPGGYVAGVYAGDHGIKTALIERAEVPGGVCLREGCIPSKTLLHVAKVIDEAHEAAAWGVTFGKPQTDVAKLRDWKNGVIKKLSGGVKTLLSSRKVDYITGIAEFEDSKTVRVEGGEVARVKFKHCIIATGSVAKLLPEKIMPRELCWDAADALKMQEIPKRLLVIGGGYIGLELGQVYATLGSEVTVLEALDSLLMGADADLTRPLLTKLKKQFKAILTGAALKSAKKSGNAVAITFSQGGQEQTLEFDRVLVSVGRRPNTDGLGLENTKVAVNDRGFITVDPQRRTTDKRIFAIGDVAGEPMLAHKASREGKVAVDAILGKPTVFDPACIPAVVYTDPEVAWCGVTEAEAKAKGLDVKVTKYPWSASGRAVAMGRTDGLTKLIFDKSTQRLLGVGLAGAHAGDLIAEGALAIEMAAVAEDIGTTIHPHPATSETLMEAAEAMFGSVGHVGH; encoded by the coding sequence ATGGTAGTCGGTGAATTCACCCAGGAAGTGGATCTGTTGATCATCGGCGGCGGGCCCGGCGGCTACGTCGCGGGGGTTTATGCCGGCGACCACGGCATCAAGACGGCGCTGATTGAAAGGGCCGAGGTGCCCGGCGGCGTTTGCCTGCGCGAGGGTTGCATCCCGAGCAAGACGCTCCTGCACGTGGCGAAGGTGATCGACGAGGCGCACGAAGCCGCTGCCTGGGGCGTGACGTTTGGCAAGCCGCAGACCGATGTCGCCAAGCTGCGCGACTGGAAGAACGGCGTCATCAAGAAGCTGTCGGGCGGGGTGAAGACGCTGCTCTCATCGCGCAAGGTGGACTACATCACCGGCATCGCGGAGTTTGAGGATTCGAAGACCGTGCGCGTCGAGGGCGGCGAAGTCGCGCGGGTGAAATTCAAGCATTGCATCATCGCAACCGGATCGGTCGCCAAGCTGCTGCCCGAGAAGATCATGCCGCGCGAGCTGTGCTGGGACGCGGCCGACGCGCTGAAGATGCAGGAGATTCCCAAGCGGCTGCTGGTCATCGGCGGCGGGTACATCGGCCTTGAGCTGGGCCAGGTTTACGCAACGCTCGGCAGCGAAGTCACCGTGTTGGAGGCGCTGGACAGCCTGCTCATGGGCGCCGATGCCGACCTGACGCGACCACTGCTGACCAAATTGAAGAAGCAATTCAAGGCGATTCTCACCGGCGCGGCGCTGAAGTCGGCGAAAAAGAGCGGCAACGCCGTGGCGATCACATTCTCGCAGGGCGGGCAGGAACAGACGCTGGAGTTCGATCGCGTGCTTGTTTCGGTCGGCCGGCGACCCAACACGGACGGACTTGGGCTGGAGAATACCAAGGTTGCGGTGAACGATCGCGGCTTTATCACGGTCGATCCGCAGCGGCGCACAACCGACAAGCGTATCTTTGCGATCGGCGACGTGGCCGGCGAGCCGATGCTGGCACACAAGGCCAGCCGTGAGGGCAAGGTCGCCGTCGACGCGATACTCGGCAAACCGACGGTGTTCGACCCCGCATGCATTCCGGCGGTGGTGTACACCGACCCCGAAGTCGCCTGGTGCGGCGTCACCGAGGCCGAGGCCAAGGCCAAGGGGCTGGATGTGAAAGTCACCAAGTACCCGTGGAGCGCCAGCGGCCGAGCCGTCGCGATGGGCCGCACGGATGGATTGACCAAACTTATCTTCGACAAATCGACGCAACGCCTGCTCGGCGTCGGCCTGGCCGGTGCGCACGCGGGCGACCTGATCGCCGAGGGCGCGTTGGCGATTGAAATGGCGGCTGTCGCCGAAGACATCGGCACGACGATCCACCCGCATCCGGCCACGAGCGAAACGCTGATGGAGGCGGCCGAGGCGATGTTCGGCAGCGTGGGCCACGTCGGACATTGA
- the scpA gene encoding Segregation and condensation protein A: protein MADYSVQTDVYNGPLDLLLYLIRRDEVDIYDIPIARVTEQYCRYVETLAAVDPNVAGDFLVMAATLMEIKSRMLLPRPPVEEGGEEDLSDPRLELVRQLLEYKKFKDASFELGAAAQMQAMKWSRIPARDVIPKSNAVDLEDVQIWDLVAAFNQLMSSIGAKAATHDVLFDDTPISLHATDLLDRLVREGRDLGFEEVFIGRTKVEMIGLFLALLELIRQKRIAVRQDLLHGPISITLLSAEPITVGGEWEYNRAGEAAMAGRAPDDEPDAIDESDGDADAPAVRRARANDDEAEALDELDEDDAAAFAELDRIKTDIDIDAVLREGAGAADTDEDQP from the coding sequence ATGGCAGATTACTCCGTTCAAACCGACGTCTACAACGGCCCGCTGGATCTGCTGCTTTACCTGATCCGGCGCGACGAGGTGGACATTTACGACATCCCCATCGCGCGGGTGACGGAGCAGTATTGCCGTTACGTCGAGACGCTTGCAGCGGTCGATCCGAACGTCGCCGGTGATTTTCTCGTCATGGCCGCCACGCTCATGGAGATCAAGAGCCGCATGTTGCTGCCGCGGCCTCCGGTCGAAGAGGGCGGCGAGGAAGACCTGTCGGACCCGCGGCTGGAGCTGGTGCGTCAGTTGCTGGAATATAAGAAGTTCAAGGACGCTTCGTTCGAGTTGGGCGCCGCGGCGCAGATGCAGGCGATGAAATGGTCGCGCATCCCGGCGCGCGACGTGATTCCCAAGTCCAACGCGGTGGACCTCGAAGACGTGCAGATCTGGGATCTCGTCGCCGCGTTCAACCAGTTGATGTCCTCCATCGGCGCGAAGGCCGCCACGCACGACGTGCTCTTCGACGACACGCCGATCTCGCTGCACGCGACCGACCTGCTGGACCGGCTGGTGCGCGAGGGGCGCGACCTGGGCTTCGAGGAAGTGTTCATCGGCCGCACCAAGGTCGAGATGATCGGCCTGTTCCTCGCGCTGCTGGAGCTGATCCGTCAGAAGCGGATCGCCGTGCGACAGGATCTGCTGCACGGGCCGATCTCGATCACGCTGCTTTCGGCCGAGCCGATCACCGTCGGCGGAGAATGGGAGTACAACCGGGCCGGCGAAGCGGCGATGGCCGGTCGCGCGCCCGACGATGAGCCCGACGCCATCGACGAATCCGACGGCGACGCGGACGCGCCCGCCGTGCGGCGTGCCAGGGCGAACGACGACGAGGCCGAAGCGCTCGACGAGCTGGACGAGGACGACGCGGCGGCCTTCGCCGAGCTGGATCGCATCAAGACAGATATAGATATCGACGCCGTGCTGCGCGAGGGGGCCGGCGCGGCGGATACCGACGAGGACCAACCGTGA